One genomic segment of Chryseobacterium phocaeense includes these proteins:
- a CDS encoding acyl-CoA dehydrogenase family protein, protein MSNTFSKIRNAIELFRSIDFDQLSAISQKVDLPKLMQNFSRLDDKQLNGMMKMLDPNKKKKELPPVDGDFYDIYHTLTPEQREIQLKVRAFMEKEVKPLVNHYWLRDEFPFELIPKFQKLNICGVTYEGYGCPGMPFLMEGVIAMEMARIDASIATFFGVQSGLAMGSIYICGSEEQKQKWLPQMQKFEKIGAFGLTEPEVGSGAAGGLTVTCKQTPEGWILNGQKKWIGNATFADLIIIWARDLDSGEVKGFIVEKDNPGYSVEKIKGKMALRIVQNGLITLKDCLVTEENRLQNANSFKDTGKVLRMTRAGVAWMATGCARGAYESALQYTRTREQFGKPIASFQMIQGHLVEMLSNLTAMQTMVFRLSEMQDEGILKDEHASLAKVFCTLRTRDIVSRAREVMGGNGILLEYDVARFVADAEAIYSYEGTKEINSLIVGRSITGFSAFV, encoded by the coding sequence ATGTCAAATACTTTTTCCAAAATCAGAAACGCAATAGAACTATTCAGATCCATAGATTTTGACCAGTTAAGTGCTATCTCCCAGAAAGTAGACCTCCCGAAACTGATGCAGAATTTCTCCAGACTGGATGATAAACAGCTGAACGGAATGATGAAAATGCTTGATCCCAACAAGAAGAAGAAAGAGCTTCCTCCTGTTGACGGTGATTTTTATGATATCTACCATACCCTCACTCCGGAACAGCGGGAAATTCAGCTAAAAGTAAGAGCATTCATGGAAAAAGAAGTGAAGCCTTTGGTGAATCATTACTGGCTCAGGGATGAATTTCCTTTTGAACTGATTCCTAAATTCCAGAAACTGAATATCTGCGGTGTAACCTATGAAGGTTACGGATGTCCGGGAATGCCCTTTCTGATGGAAGGAGTTATTGCAATGGAAATGGCAAGAATTGATGCTTCCATTGCAACATTCTTCGGCGTGCAGTCAGGGTTGGCCATGGGATCTATTTACATATGCGGATCGGAAGAGCAGAAACAGAAATGGCTGCCTCAGATGCAGAAATTTGAAAAAATAGGAGCTTTCGGGCTTACAGAACCTGAAGTAGGGTCGGGAGCAGCAGGCGGACTTACCGTAACCTGCAAACAAACACCCGAAGGATGGATTCTTAACGGACAGAAAAAATGGATCGGAAACGCCACTTTTGCCGACCTGATTATCATCTGGGCAAGAGACCTGGACAGCGGCGAAGTAAAAGGGTTTATTGTAGAAAAAGATAATCCGGGATATTCCGTGGAAAAAATAAAAGGAAAAATGGCATTGAGGATCGTCCAGAATGGATTGATTACTTTAAAAGACTGTCTGGTAACAGAGGAAAACCGTCTGCAAAATGCTAATTCATTTAAAGATACCGGAAAGGTGCTTCGCATGACCAGGGCCGGAGTAGCATGGATGGCTACAGGATGTGCACGGGGAGCTTATGAAAGTGCTTTACAATATACGAGAACAAGAGAGCAATTTGGAAAACCTATTGCTTCATTCCAGATGATCCAGGGTCATCTGGTGGAAATGCTTTCCAATCTTACTGCAATGCAGACCATGGTTTTCAGGCTATCTGAAATGCAGGATGAAGGAATTTTAAAAGACGAGCATGCCTCACTGGCCAAAGTATTCTGTACGCTGAGAACACGTGATATTGTTTCCAGAGCCAGAGAAGTGATGGGTGGAAACGGAATCCTGCTTGAGTATGATGTGGCAAGATTTGTAGCAGATGCTGAGGCTATTTACTCCTATGA
- a CDS encoding DUF4349 domain-containing protein codes for MKTTYIKLSLSAVLLLGIYSCKKGEAVSTEYANSTTDSATVNISDSVSSAASMTVKDKQFIKTADVNMEVKDVYEATVSIEKSVQDLGGFVTHSSLRSNVISEDTYNTSNENAMMIKKFQTENTMQVRVPTEKLGELLTLINNKKLFLNSRIINAEDVTSGIKYAEMEGKRIKKNGENIEQLKTNKDKVKLDNDNMAEGNLQQLANMDVTDNLKYSTIDIYIKEPKLRIAEIAVTNTSSMDNKYKFNFIYDAKNAFVEGFYLIQKIAVGLITIWPLLLILTAILYFLRKRKLARPESTKISGE; via the coding sequence ATGAAAACGACGTACATTAAACTATCACTATCCGCAGTCCTTTTATTAGGGATTTATTCATGTAAAAAAGGAGAAGCTGTTTCTACCGAATATGCAAACTCAACGACAGATTCTGCAACAGTCAATATTTCCGACAGTGTATCCTCTGCCGCAAGCATGACGGTAAAAGACAAGCAATTCATTAAAACAGCTGATGTAAATATGGAAGTTAAGGATGTGTATGAAGCCACAGTTTCCATTGAAAAATCTGTTCAGGATCTTGGAGGATTTGTGACCCACAGTAGTCTCCGCAGCAATGTAATTTCTGAAGATACGTATAATACATCCAATGAAAATGCCATGATGATTAAAAAATTCCAGACGGAAAATACCATGCAGGTAAGAGTTCCTACGGAAAAACTGGGCGAGCTGCTTACTTTGATTAACAATAAGAAACTGTTCCTGAATTCCAGAATAATCAATGCGGAAGATGTAACCTCAGGTATTAAGTACGCCGAAATGGAAGGCAAAAGAATTAAAAAAAACGGCGAAAATATAGAGCAGCTGAAAACCAACAAAGATAAAGTAAAGCTTGACAATGATAATATGGCGGAAGGAAATCTTCAGCAGCTTGCGAACATGGATGTTACGGACAATCTGAAGTACAGCACGATAGACATTTATATCAAAGAACCCAAACTGCGCATTGCTGAAATTGCAGTGACCAATACCAGCAGCATGGACAATAAATATAAATTCAATTTTATCTATGATGCTAAAAACGCTTTTGTAGAAGGTTTTTACCTGATTCAAAAGATCGCTGTCGGGCTTATTACCATATGGCCACTTCTATTAATTTTAACAGCAATACTCTATTTCTTAAGAAAAAGAAAGCTGGCAAGACCGGAAAGCACAAAAATTTCCGGAGAATAA
- a CDS encoding TraB/GumN family protein: protein MKNLIQLGFAALLSLNMMAVKAQNKNTENSTLWEISGNGLTKPSYLAGTCHIMCSQDFEIKPKVMKALEKSDQLVMEINYTDPAEMAAMQKMFQADKKLSDQLSPEEAKELDKLLIADYGTDLKKMDNSSSQGLYALISLKAVPCPQTEIKLYEIELLQNALKNKKKVYGLEKVEDQMNSINKAYDLKGVIGQLKMGKEYEKLLKEMVAAFKKEDVQSVYTLFKDDKIMNADQEKAMLTDRNKNWAEKMPDMMKKESSFFAVGGAHLMGENGVIQLLKSKGYTVKPVASL, encoded by the coding sequence ATGAAAAATTTAATACAACTTGGGTTTGCGGCATTATTATCATTGAATATGATGGCTGTAAAAGCACAGAATAAAAACACAGAAAACAGTACCCTCTGGGAAATTTCCGGAAACGGACTCACAAAACCTTCTTATCTTGCAGGAACCTGCCACATCATGTGCAGCCAGGATTTTGAAATAAAGCCGAAAGTGATGAAAGCCCTTGAAAAATCTGATCAGCTTGTCATGGAGATCAATTATACGGATCCTGCAGAAATGGCAGCAATGCAGAAAATGTTTCAGGCCGATAAAAAATTATCCGACCAGCTGAGTCCTGAAGAAGCAAAGGAATTAGATAAACTCCTTATTGCTGACTATGGAACGGATCTTAAGAAAATGGATAACTCCAGCTCCCAGGGTCTCTACGCACTGATCTCCCTAAAAGCGGTTCCATGCCCGCAGACTGAAATAAAACTATATGAAATTGAGCTTCTGCAAAATGCCCTTAAAAACAAAAAGAAAGTATACGGGCTGGAAAAAGTGGAAGACCAGATGAATTCTATCAATAAGGCTTATGATCTGAAAGGAGTGATCGGGCAGCTGAAAATGGGAAAAGAATATGAAAAGCTGCTTAAAGAAATGGTGGCAGCATTCAAAAAAGAAGATGTGCAATCCGTTTACACACTTTTTAAAGATGATAAAATAATGAATGCAGACCAGGAAAAGGCCATGCTCACAGACCGGAATAAAAACTGGGCCGAAAAAATGCCGGATATGATGAAAAAAGAAAGTTCTTTCTTTGCCGTTGGAGGCGCCCACCTAATGGGAGAAAACGGAGTGATCCAGCTTCTGAAATCCAAAGGATACACCGTGAAACCGGTAGCGAGCCTATAA
- a CDS encoding RNA polymerase sigma factor produces MSSQTETAFLKLINQHKGILYKTSRIYADSVEDREDLQQEILIQLWKSYQNFKGNSEFSTWMYRVAINTAITYLKKEKQRTSDQTDVPQHFEVQNEDYNPSKDRQLEVFYAAVQELKPVEKAVIFYFMEGMSHKQIGDNLGLSEVNARVKLNRTKEKIQQIIKKSGYEF; encoded by the coding sequence GTGAGCAGTCAGACTGAAACCGCTTTTTTAAAGCTCATCAACCAGCACAAAGGCATCCTGTACAAGACGTCCCGTATCTATGCGGATTCTGTGGAGGACCGGGAAGACCTTCAGCAGGAAATCCTGATCCAGCTGTGGAAATCTTACCAGAACTTCAAAGGAAACAGTGAATTTTCTACGTGGATGTACCGGGTCGCCATCAATACCGCGATCACTTATCTGAAAAAGGAGAAACAGCGGACAAGTGACCAGACGGATGTACCGCAGCATTTTGAAGTTCAGAATGAAGATTACAATCCTTCAAAAGACCGGCAGCTGGAAGTATTCTACGCCGCAGTCCAGGAACTGAAACCGGTTGAAAAAGCAGTAATCTTCTATTTCATGGAAGGCATGTCCCACAAGCAGATCGGCGACAACCTGGGGCTCAGTGAAGTGAATGCCCGCGTAAAACTAAACCGAACAAAAGAAAAAATACAGCAAATCATAAAAAAATCAGGCTATGAATTTTGA